A single window of Nicotiana tomentosiformis chromosome 1, ASM39032v3, whole genome shotgun sequence DNA harbors:
- the LOC104117980 gene encoding uncharacterized protein yields MALNNLPQRTLPTYTNINPKEQNPNQLMAVSLRNGRDLDREKEVAQSKRDAMPITLVTLETDESTELTEVVIEQAQVDKGKEKEFEQLPKQVVKKAPNKEKTPSSGQKLTPAPFPQRLEKKKKDDHYRNFMEMLRQIQLNIPLMDALREMPGYAKMMKDLMSHKFDFQDLSTVTLTQTCSAVLTRPMDQKLSDSGSFTIPCTIGSYAFAKALCDLGASINLMPLAIYTKLGIGRARPTSMLLQLTDRTIKRPT; encoded by the coding sequence ATGGCCTTGAACAATCTCCCACAAAGAACATTGCCTACATACACAAACATCAATCCAAAGGAGCAGAACCCAAATCAGCTAATGGCAGTGAGTCTCAGGAATGGAAGGGATTTagatagagagaaagaagttgcTCAATCTAAGAGAGACGCAATGCCAATTACTCTAGTGACACTAGAGACCGACGAGTCAACAGAGCTCACAGAAGTTGTAATTGAACAGGCACAAGTGGACAAAGGCAAGGAGAAGGAATTTGAACAACTCCCAAAACAAGTGGTAAAAAAGGCTCCTAATAAAGAAAAGACACCAAGCAGTGGGCAGAAACTAACTCCTGCACCATTCCCTCAAAGgttggaaaagaaaaagaaagatgaCCATTACAGGAACTTCATGGAAATGCTTAGacaaattcaattgaatattccgctgatggatgctttgagggaaatgccaggctatgcaaaaatgatgaaggatctGATGTCTCACAAATTTGACTTCCAGGACCTGTCTACTGTAACTCTAACTCAAACTTGCAGCGCGGTACTGACAAGACCTATGGATCAAAAATTGTCTGATTCCGGTAGTTTCACTATCCCATGCACAATTGGaagttatgcttttgctaaagcattgtgtgacttaGGAGCCAGTATAAACTTGATGCCTTTGGCAATCTACACAAAATTAGGCATTGGCAGAGCTAGACCGACCTCAATGTTATTGCAACTGACTGATCGCACAATCAAAAGGCCGACATGA
- the LOC138897152 gene encoding uncharacterized protein — MHPSENAGTTLVPVPFDGSGYKLWIRGVLRALSVKNKVGFINGKCKRPDANDALFSQWERCNDMVTSWILNSLSKDLTDSLQYVNNAKELWQELEDRHDQTNGASYEMKRLWEELNTLSIHAQCSCQCICGFKANMQNVEQDRRLIQFLMGLKEVYTIVRGSVLMMNPLPSIAQAFSILIQEEK; from the coding sequence ATGCATCCATCGGAGAATGCAGGAACTACTTTAGTGCCGGTCCCTTTTGATGGATCTGGGTACAAATTATGGATAAGAGGTGTACTAAGAGCTTTGTCTGTGAAGAATAAGGTAGGATTCATTAATGGAAAATGTAAGAGGCCAGATGCAAACGATGCTCTCTTCAGTCAGTGGGAACGATGTAATGACATGGTGACCTCGTGGATACTGAATTCACTTTCTAAGGATCTAACAGATAGCCTACAATATGTCAACAATGCGAAAGAGCTCTGGCAAGAGCTAGAAGATAGGCACGATCAGACGAATGGAGCAAGTTATGAAATGAAAAGGTTATGGGAAGAGCTAAACACCTTGAGCATACATGCTCAGTGCAGCTGCCAGTGTATCTGTGGATTCAAAGCTAATATGCAAAATGTTGAACAAGATAGGAGGCTAATTCAGTTTCTCATGGGACTAAAAGAAGTATATACAATAGTGAGGGGAAGTGTTTTGATGATGAACCCCTTACCTAGCATAGCGCAGGCTTTCTCCATTCTTATTCAGGAGGAGAAGTAG
- the LOC138897061 gene encoding uncharacterized protein translates to MRLNNEKIIFNIQQSMRRPIEYANCSLVEAVDVILQEEDETLNVRDPLEACLMNLEDVDGEELAEWVEQLLQVLQECKTAIGWTIPDIKGISPTFCMHKILLEEGHKPFREHKRRLNPNMEYVVKKEVIKCLDAVTGWRICMDYRKLNTATQKDHFPLPFIDQMLDRLARRSHLCFLDGYSGYNQISIAPEDSEKTSFTCTYGIFAFRRMSFGMCNAPATFQRCMLAIFTDMVEDIMEVFMDDFSVVGLAFEELKKSLMTAPIIVAPSWEKPFELMCDASDYAIGAVLGQRKDKLVHPIYYASRTLSGAQLNYTVTEKQMLAMVFAFDKFRLYLIGLKRCIPEKDQSSVLQACHALPYDEHFGGFRIAAKVLESGLYWPTLFKDTHAWMKSCDECQRTGNISRRHEMPMTTIQEVEVFDMWGIDFMGPFVSSYGNTYILVAVDYISKWAEVVALPTNDAK, encoded by the exons ATGAGGTTGAATAATGAGAAAATAATATTCAATATTCAACAATCTATGAGGAGGCCCATCGAATATGCAAATTGTTCACTAGTGGAGGCGGTGGATGTAATACTACAAGAGGAGGATGAGACCCTTAATGTCAGAGATCCGTTAGAAGCttgcttgatgaatttggaagatGTGGATGGTGAAGAGTTGGCGGAGTGG GTAGAACAACTCCTACAAGTGTTACAGGAATGTAAGACTGCTATTGGTTGGACCATCCCAGATATAAAGGGTATCAGCCcaaccttttgcatgcacaagattctcTTGGAAGAAGGGCACAAACCTTTCAGAGAACATAAAAGAAGGCTGAACCCGAACATGGAATAcgtggtgaagaaagaagtgatcaaaTGTTTAGATGCAG TTACGGGTTGGCGAAtttgcatggattatagaaaactgaacacagccacccagaaagaccattttcccttgccattcattgaccaaatgttagATAGGTTGGCTAGGCGATCTCACTTATGCTTTTTGGATGGATATTCGGGGTACAATCAGATATCAATAGCCCCTGAAGATAGCGAGAAAACATCCTTTACTTGTAcgtatggcatctttgcctttcggagaatgtcgtttggcatgtgcaatgcaccggctacatttcagaggtgtatgttagccattttcactgatatggtggaggatattatggaagtctttatggatgatttctcagtggtggg gttggcatttgaggagctgaagaagagCCTGATGACTGCACCAATCATTGTTGCACCCAGCTGGGAGAAACCgttcgagctcatgtgtgacgcgagtgattatgctataggagcagtcctGGGGCAGCGAAAGGACAAACTggtgcacccaatttactatgcaagcagaacGCTAAGCGGTGCACAACTAAATTATACCGTGACTGAGAAACAGATGTTGGCTATGGTGTTTGCTTTCGACAAATTCAGGCTTTATTTGATTGGTTTAAAa aggtgtatccccgagaaagatcaatcttctgttttgcaggcttgccatgcTTTACCATATGACGAGCACTTTGGAGGATTTCGAATAGCGGCAAAAGTGTTGGAGTCGGGTTTGTATTGGCCGACTTTATTCAAGGATACCCATGCTtggatgaaaagttgtgatgagtgccaaaggaCAGGCAACATATCTCGCCGTCATGAGATGCCGATGActacaattcaagaggtggaagtatttgacatgtgggggattgattttatgggaccatttgtcagCTCGTATGGTAACACGTACATATTGGTAGCAGTTGACTACATctccaaatgggctgaagttgtgGCCCTTCCAACAAATGATGCCAAATGA